A section of the Clostridium omnivorum genome encodes:
- the ileS gene encoding isoleucine--tRNA ligase produces MYKKVDSSKGFVDMEKDILKLWEERDVIKKNFDMNEEGEYFTFYDGPPTANGKPHIGHVITRVMKDLIPRYKVMKGYRVLRKAGWDTHGLPVELEVEKSLGISGKPQIEEYGVEDFVKKCKDSVFTYVSQWKDMTERVGYWVDMDDPYVTYHDNYIESEWWALKKIWEKGLIYKGHKIVPYCPRCGTALSSHEVAQGYKDVKDSSIYVKFKVKDQDKYILVWTTTPWTLPSNVALAVNKSYDYVEVVHKDEHLILAESLLSKLDGEYEVVSKFKGEELLGVEYEQMFKFTTPDKKAFYVIHGDFVTLTDGTGIVHIAPAFGEDDNLVGKKNDLPLINLVDAEGKFVSEAGEWAGIFVKKADPKIIEFLKEANILYKTEGFTHSYPFCWRCDTPLLYYPRESWFIKMSAMRDNLLKNNNKINWLPDNVRTGRMGNFLENVIDWGISRERYWGTPLPIWECECGHREMIGSKEELREKGINVPEEIELHKPYIDNVKLECPHCHKEMTRVSDVIDCWFDSGSMPFAQHHYPFENKELFEQNFPAQFISEAVDQTRGWFYTLLAISTVLFETNPFENCVVLGHVLDKNGLKMSKHKGNVLSPWVALDNEGADATRWYFYTASAPWLPSRFYEEAVIEAQRKFLSTLWNVYSFYVLYAEIDQFDPTKYEDFVSGNVMDKWIMSRLNTLIKTVDENLANYRITQAALSIEEFVDELSNWYVRRNRSRYWSEELTDDKIGAYVTLYRVLKNLCFVAAPFVPFITEEIYQNLVVALDSSAPESIHLCRWPHVDESSIDVDLENEMDLAYKVVKLGRSARNSANIKNRQPLSKMLLSTKVLPEYYSDIIKEELNLKEVELGSDLSKYVNFEIKPNLPVLGKAFGKLIPGIRKELGTMNQMELAQKIQNGGTVVINVQGTEIELNNDNLLVTMQGLEGYAFAGEGSIGVVLDTHITDELREEGHVREIISKIQNMRKESGFEVADKINLYVSGNEMLEKVVEKFENHIMRETLAVEVVYNAERDYNEANINGEKFNLAVEVVR; encoded by the coding sequence ATGTACAAAAAAGTTGATTCTTCTAAGGGCTTTGTAGATATGGAGAAAGATATACTAAAGCTTTGGGAAGAAAGAGATGTTATTAAAAAGAATTTTGATATGAATGAGGAAGGCGAGTACTTCACATTCTATGATGGACCTCCAACAGCTAATGGAAAGCCACATATAGGTCACGTTATAACAAGAGTTATGAAGGACCTTATACCAAGATACAAGGTAATGAAAGGATATAGAGTTTTAAGAAAAGCTGGCTGGGATACTCATGGACTTCCAGTAGAGCTTGAGGTTGAAAAATCACTTGGTATTTCAGGAAAACCTCAAATAGAAGAATATGGTGTAGAAGACTTTGTTAAGAAGTGTAAAGACAGCGTATTTACCTACGTTTCACAATGGAAAGATATGACTGAAAGAGTTGGATATTGGGTAGATATGGATGATCCATATGTAACTTATCATGACAACTATATAGAATCAGAATGGTGGGCATTAAAGAAAATATGGGAAAAAGGACTTATATACAAAGGTCATAAAATAGTACCATATTGCCCAAGATGTGGAACAGCTCTATCCTCTCATGAAGTTGCTCAAGGCTATAAGGATGTTAAGGATAGCTCCATATATGTTAAGTTTAAAGTTAAGGATCAAGATAAATATATACTAGTTTGGACAACTACTCCTTGGACACTTCCAAGTAATGTTGCACTAGCAGTAAATAAGAGCTATGACTATGTAGAAGTAGTTCATAAGGATGAACACCTAATACTTGCAGAATCATTACTCTCAAAGCTTGATGGAGAATATGAAGTAGTTAGCAAATTCAAGGGAGAAGAATTATTAGGCGTTGAGTATGAGCAAATGTTCAAATTTACAACACCTGATAAAAAGGCTTTTTATGTAATCCATGGAGACTTTGTTACATTAACAGATGGTACAGGTATAGTTCATATAGCTCCAGCCTTTGGTGAAGACGATAATCTAGTTGGAAAGAAGAATGATCTTCCTCTAATCAATTTAGTAGATGCTGAAGGTAAATTTGTAAGTGAAGCTGGAGAATGGGCAGGTATTTTTGTTAAAAAGGCTGATCCTAAGATTATTGAATTCTTAAAAGAAGCTAACATTCTTTATAAAACAGAAGGTTTTACACACTCCTATCCTTTCTGCTGGAGATGTGATACTCCGCTTTTATACTATCCAAGAGAATCCTGGTTTATAAAGATGTCAGCAATGAGAGACAATCTTCTTAAGAATAATAACAAGATAAATTGGCTTCCTGATAATGTTAGAACAGGAAGAATGGGTAACTTCCTTGAAAATGTTATAGACTGGGGTATAAGCAGAGAAAGATACTGGGGAACTCCACTTCCAATTTGGGAATGTGAATGTGGTCACAGAGAAATGATAGGCAGCAAGGAAGAATTAAGAGAAAAGGGAATAAATGTACCTGAAGAAATAGAACTTCATAAGCCATATATAGATAATGTAAAATTAGAATGTCCACATTGTCATAAAGAAATGACAAGGGTATCTGATGTTATAGACTGCTGGTTTGACTCAGGTTCAATGCCATTTGCTCAGCACCACTATCCATTTGAAAACAAGGAATTGTTTGAGCAAAATTTCCCAGCACAATTTATATCCGAAGCTGTAGATCAAACAAGAGGATGGTTCTATACACTGCTTGCTATATCTACAGTATTATTTGAGACAAATCCATTTGAGAATTGTGTTGTTCTAGGACACGTGCTAGATAAGAATGGATTAAAGATGTCTAAGCATAAGGGAAATGTATTAAGTCCATGGGTAGCACTAGACAACGAAGGTGCTGATGCTACAAGATGGTATTTCTATACAGCAAGTGCTCCATGGCTTCCATCAAGATTCTATGAAGAAGCAGTTATAGAAGCACAAAGAAAGTTCTTAAGCACTCTTTGGAATGTATATTCCTTCTATGTGCTTTATGCTGAAATAGACCAATTTGATCCTACTAAATATGAGGATTTTGTCAGCGGAAATGTGATGGATAAGTGGATAATGTCAAGACTTAATACATTAATTAAGACTGTTGATGAAAACCTAGCAAATTATAGAATTACTCAAGCTGCACTTTCTATAGAGGAATTTGTAGATGAGCTTTCAAATTGGTATGTAAGAAGAAATAGATCCAGATACTGGAGTGAAGAGCTTACAGATGATAAGATAGGAGCTTATGTTACTCTATATAGAGTATTAAAGAACTTATGCTTTGTAGCAGCTCCATTTGTACCATTTATAACAGAGGAAATATATCAAAATCTTGTAGTTGCATTAGATAGTAGTGCTCCAGAAAGCATACACCTATGCAGATGGCCACATGTTGATGAATCTTCTATAGATGTTGATTTAGAAAATGAAATGGATCTTGCTTACAAAGTTGTTAAACTTGGTAGAAGTGCTAGAAACTCTGCTAATATAAAGAACAGACAGCCGCTTTCAAAGATGCTTTTAAGCACAAAGGTGCTTCCAGAATACTATAGCGATATTATTAAGGAAGAACTTAATCTTAAGGAGGTTGAGCTTGGTTCTGATTTATCAAAGTATGTTAACTTTGAAATCAAGCCAAACCTTCCAGTACTAGGGAAGGCATTTGGTAAGCTTATACCTGGAATAAGAAAAGAATTAGGTACTATGAACCAAATGGAACTTGCTCAGAAGATACAAAACGGAGGCACTGTAGTTATTAATGTTCAAGGAACTGAAATAGAACTTAATAATGACAATCTTCTAGTTACAATGCAGGGACTTGAAGGTTATGCCTTTGCAGGAGAAGGTTCTATAGGAGTTGTTCTTGATACTCATATCACAGATGAGTTGAGAGAAGAAGGACATGTAAGAGAAATTATAAGCAAGATTCAAAACATGAGAAAAGAAAGCGGTTTTGAAGTTGCTGATAAGATAAATCTATATGTTTCAGGTAATGAAATGCTTGAAAAAGTAGTAGAAAAGTTTGAAAATCATATAATGAGAGAAACTCTTGCAGTAGAAGTTGTTTACAATGCTGAAAGAGACTACAATGAAGCTAACATTAATGGAGAAAAGTTTAATTTAGCTGTAGAAGTTGTAAGATAA
- a CDS encoding helix-turn-helix domain-containing protein, with product MDIGSKIKELRTNKNMTLKDLSESSGLSVGFLSQLERGLTTIAVDSLEILAEILEVPLTNFFDIPHRKDKVVLRNYERQVLSIMDGGFIYYNLSTELEDKSFLPKLVEILPQKDEEEVQLNSHTGEEFIYILEGILTLYIGKEKYELYPGDSVHMNSNITHNWANHTNKIVKLIAVNSPNYFKGVK from the coding sequence ATGGATATAGGCTCAAAAATTAAAGAATTGCGAACTAACAAAAATATGACTTTGAAAGACTTAAGTGAAAGCAGCGGATTATCTGTAGGATTTTTATCACAGCTTGAAAGAGGATTGACTACAATCGCCGTGGATTCATTAGAAATTTTAGCAGAGATATTAGAAGTACCATTGACCAATTTTTTCGATATCCCACATAGGAAGGATAAAGTTGTTCTAAGAAATTACGAAAGACAAGTGCTCAGCATAATGGATGGCGGATTTATATACTACAACCTAAGTACTGAGCTTGAAGATAAAAGCTTTCTACCAAAGCTTGTAGAAATACTTCCTCAAAAGGATGAAGAGGAAGTACAGCTTAATAGTCATACTGGAGAAGAGTTTATTTATATATTAGAAGGAATTTTGACCTTATATATTGGAAAAGAAAAATATGAACTCTACCCAGGAGATAGCGTTCATATGAATTCAAACATTACTCATAACTGGGCAAACCATACTAACAAAATCGTGAAGTTAATTGCTGTTAATTCTCCAAATTATTTTAAAGGTGTTAAGTAA
- the eutH gene encoding ethanolamine utilization protein EutH, with protein sequence MDKVVIYIIGIFFLIGGIDYLLGSPMKLGNKFEEGMKTMGALALGIIGLYSLSPALLSLLEPAAKVFSKVTHIDPSILPASIFAVDMGGYQLCTNITLNNKIGIFSAVVIASTLGTTISFTIPVACSLIQKEDQDFFAKGIMIGISTIPFGCLAGGIWMGINFLQLVWTLFPIFILSIVLSIGLIKMPNRVINGFRYFGKFIMILSTLGIMLQGIHIIFGIKLVPTLVPFEDNMKLVGKITFILAGAYPMLEVLIRFLKNFFNRIARILGVDSISIVALVGNLASNLLVFGNLSRMNSKGKVICTSMGVSCAFVLGGQMAYVASVEPKMIGAYFVTKIVSGILSLFLASRLFEYEYKKSTQLSEVSVMGGASYGD encoded by the coding sequence ATGGATAAGGTAGTTATTTATATAATCGGAATATTTTTTTTAATAGGCGGAATAGATTATCTCCTAGGAAGCCCTATGAAATTGGGCAACAAGTTTGAAGAGGGCATGAAGACTATGGGAGCATTGGCTCTTGGTATCATAGGATTATATTCCCTGTCTCCTGCTCTTTTAAGCCTGTTAGAGCCAGCAGCAAAGGTATTTTCAAAGGTTACACATATAGACCCTTCTATACTGCCTGCTAGTATCTTTGCAGTAGATATGGGAGGTTATCAGTTATGCACTAATATAACCTTAAATAACAAAATAGGAATATTCTCTGCAGTTGTGATTGCATCTACTTTAGGTACAACAATAAGTTTTACTATTCCGGTGGCGTGCAGTCTTATACAAAAAGAAGATCAGGATTTTTTTGCAAAAGGCATCATGATTGGTATATCTACTATACCATTCGGCTGCTTAGCCGGGGGAATTTGGATGGGAATTAATTTTCTTCAGTTAGTTTGGACACTATTTCCTATATTTATTCTTTCAATTGTTTTGAGTATAGGACTTATTAAAATGCCTAACAGGGTTATAAATGGGTTTAGATATTTTGGTAAATTTATAATGATACTGAGTACTTTAGGCATAATGCTTCAAGGCATACATATTATATTTGGAATTAAGCTGGTACCAACTTTAGTACCCTTTGAGGATAATATGAAATTAGTAGGAAAGATTACCTTTATTTTAGCAGGAGCCTATCCTATGCTTGAGGTGCTAATAAGATTTTTGAAGAATTTCTTTAATAGAATTGCTAGGATACTAGGTGTAGATTCAATATCTATAGTTGCTCTTGTAGGAAATTTAGCTAGTAATCTTTTAGTGTTTGGAAATTTAAGCAGAATGAATTCTAAGGGTAAGGTTATTTGTACCTCAATGGGGGTAAGCTGTGCTTTTGTACTAGGAGGACAAATGGCTTATGTGGCTAGTGTGGAACCAAAGATGATAGGGGCTTATTTCGTAACCAAAATTGTTTCCGGAATACTTAGCTTATTTTTAGCATCAAGGCTATTTGAATATGAGTATAAAAAATCAACTCAATTAAGTGAAGTTAGTGTGATGGGAGGAGCTAGTTATGGTGATTAA
- a CDS encoding aminopeptidase P family protein, with protein MVIKERLIKLRELMKNEGISAYIIPSTDAHQSEYVGEYWKCRQWISGFTGSAGTVVVTLDKAGLWTDGRYFIQAEKQLLGTGIDLFKMGESGVPSFSEWIRENLKPGEKVAFDGKVFSMAAAEKLKAELSLKNIEVIMNLDFIGQIWKDRPSIPEDKIFIHQVKYTGKSRTDKFNEVRKIMAEKGANYYLLASLDDICWLFNIRGRDIPSNPYVTSYAVVGEEKCYLFVNMKKVDDKAREELEKDGVILKEYNEIFKFLEQLDNEASIIFDSNKVNAYLYNSINTMVKKIDEYNLTTMLKAVKNDVEVENIKMAYIKDGVALVKFFKWLKENVEKQTITEIDAENKAEEFRMQQELFLEPSFATIAGYKEHAAMMHYKANSETTYVLKPEGFFLIDSGAHFLNGTTDITRTVSLGKLTEEEKRDFTLVLKSVIALSTAKFLNGATGSNLDVIARIPLWNCGLDYKCGTGHGVGYCSNVHEEPQRFSQVPNTIKLIKGMTITIEPGIYKEGLHGIRTENTVLVVEDEKTEFGQFMRFETLSFIPIDRRAIVKEMLTIEEVQWINCYHRKVFEVLSPHINEEEVQWLESETAEI; from the coding sequence ATGGTGATTAAGGAAAGGCTTATTAAACTAAGAGAGCTTATGAAAAATGAAGGCATTAGTGCTTATATTATACCAAGCACAGATGCACATCAAAGTGAGTATGTAGGCGAGTACTGGAAGTGCAGACAGTGGATTTCAGGTTTTACAGGTTCTGCAGGAACTGTGGTTGTTACTCTAGATAAAGCAGGACTTTGGACCGACGGCAGATATTTTATACAAGCAGAAAAGCAGCTTTTGGGAACAGGAATTGATTTGTTTAAAATGGGTGAATCCGGAGTACCTTCCTTTAGCGAATGGATTAGAGAAAATTTAAAGCCAGGGGAAAAGGTTGCCTTTGATGGAAAGGTTTTCTCAATGGCTGCAGCGGAGAAGTTAAAAGCTGAGCTGAGTTTAAAGAATATTGAAGTTATAATGAATTTAGATTTCATAGGTCAGATATGGAAAGACAGACCATCCATTCCAGAAGATAAAATTTTTATTCACCAGGTTAAGTACACTGGTAAGAGTAGAACAGATAAGTTTAATGAAGTAAGAAAAATAATGGCAGAAAAAGGTGCGAACTATTATCTACTAGCATCTTTAGATGATATATGCTGGCTATTTAATATAAGAGGCAGAGATATTCCAAGTAACCCTTATGTCACTTCTTATGCTGTGGTTGGAGAAGAAAAGTGCTACTTATTTGTGAATATGAAAAAGGTAGATGATAAAGCTCGCGAAGAACTTGAGAAGGATGGGGTTATACTAAAAGAATACAACGAAATTTTTAAGTTTCTAGAGCAGCTAGATAACGAAGCTTCAATAATATTTGATTCAAACAAGGTTAATGCCTATTTGTACAATAGTATTAATACGATGGTAAAAAAGATAGATGAATATAATTTAACTACCATGCTAAAAGCTGTTAAAAATGATGTTGAAGTTGAAAATATAAAAATGGCATATATAAAAGATGGAGTAGCATTAGTTAAGTTTTTTAAATGGCTTAAGGAGAATGTAGAAAAACAAACCATTACAGAAATTGATGCTGAAAACAAGGCCGAAGAATTTAGAATGCAGCAGGAGCTTTTCCTGGAACCAAGTTTTGCCACCATTGCTGGATACAAAGAACATGCTGCAATGATGCATTACAAAGCCAATAGTGAAACAACTTATGTACTAAAGCCTGAAGGATTTTTCCTCATTGACTCTGGAGCGCATTTTTTGAATGGAACTACTGACATTACCAGAACTGTATCCTTAGGAAAGCTCACAGAGGAAGAAAAAAGAGATTTTACACTTGTACTAAAATCAGTAATAGCACTTTCAACTGCTAAATTTTTAAATGGTGCTACAGGTTCAAATCTGGATGTTATAGCTAGAATCCCATTATGGAATTGTGGTTTAGATTATAAGTGCGGAACAGGACATGGTGTTGGATATTGCTCCAATGTACATGAAGAACCTCAAAGATTTAGTCAAGTTCCAAATACAATTAAGCTTATAAAAGGAATGACAATTACCATTGAGCCAGGAATTTATAAAGAGGGATTACATGGTATTAGAACTGAAAATACTGTACTTGTTGTAGAAGATGAAAAAACTGAATTTGGTCAATTTATGAGATTTGAAACGCTGTCCTTCATTCCTATCGACAGAAGGGCAATAGTAAAAGAAATGCTGACTATTGAAGAGGTTCAGTGGATAAATTGTTATCATAGAAAGGTATTTGAAGTCCTTTCCCCACATATTAATGAAGAAGAAGTGCAGTGGCTAGAAAGTGAAACTGCAGAAATATAG
- a CDS encoding formate/nitrite transporter family protein produces MYSTDIENVAHYAEKKSAALKKSSSKYITAAALAGMYIGIAIIFIYTIGAYLNADHSPATKIVMGASFGVGLSLVMVAGSELFTGTNMVMTIGALEKKVTWLDAIKIWTASFFGNFIGSLIVAGIYALTGLTHGKVGEFMVEMASAKMNATSLQLFTRAILCNILVCLAVWCFYKLKDDTAKLIMIFWCLFAFISSGYEHSVANMTLLSLALMLPHGAAVSFAGLAHNLLIVTIGNLAGGAIFLALPYWFISKEK; encoded by the coding sequence ATGTACAGTACAGATATTGAAAATGTAGCACATTATGCGGAGAAAAAGAGTGCTGCACTTAAGAAGAGCTCATCAAAGTACATTACTGCAGCTGCTTTGGCAGGAATGTATATAGGTATAGCTATAATATTTATTTATACAATTGGAGCATATTTGAATGCAGATCATTCACCAGCCACAAAGATTGTTATGGGAGCTTCCTTCGGAGTTGGACTTAGTCTTGTTATGGTTGCTGGTTCAGAATTGTTTACAGGAACAAATATGGTTATGACCATAGGCGCGCTGGAAAAGAAAGTAACTTGGCTGGATGCAATTAAGATATGGACCGCAAGCTTTTTCGGAAACTTTATAGGATCACTTATAGTTGCTGGAATATATGCTTTAACTGGTCTTACTCACGGAAAAGTTGGTGAGTTTATGGTTGAAATGGCAAGTGCTAAGATGAATGCAACTTCCTTACAATTGTTTACAAGGGCAATTTTGTGTAATATTTTAGTTTGCCTTGCTGTTTGGTGTTTCTATAAACTAAAAGATGATACTGCAAAATTAATTATGATATTTTGGTGTTTGTTTGCATTCATAAGTTCAGGTTATGAGCACAGTGTTGCTAATATGACTTTATTATCCTTAGCCTTGATGCTTCCACACGGTGCAGCAGTTTCTTTTGCAGGACTTGCTCATAATTTATTGATAGTTACGATAGGAAATCTTGCAGGTGGTGCAATTTTCCTTGCATTACCATATTGGTTTATTTCAAAAGAAAAATAG